The Bacteroidota bacterium genome segment CAGCCCGTCGGTCGGCTGCGCCGGGGCGAAGCCCTGCGTGACCCGCCAGACGGCGTCTTCAAGTTGGAGCGTGACCTTGTCCGTGGCCGGGTCGAACGGGTCGGCGTCGAAGCCGAGCGCCGCCGTCATGTCCACCGAGAAGGTGACCGGGATCGGGTCACCCGCCGGGATCACGTTCGGACGGCGGATGCTGTTGAAGAACTCCGTGTCGAGTGTCTGGGCAGACCCCGCAAACTCGAAGATGCGGTTGCCACCGCCGTTGTCGAGCGGCTCTTCCCAGCCGATGTTGCCCCACTCGGGGTCGTCGAGCTCACCATCGCCGTCCTCGTCGATGTTGAAGACGACGTAGTACTTGTAGTTGATCTCGTCGGACGGGGCGGCCGTGATCGGCACCGAGTTGCCGAAGTCGAGGGAGCCGGGGATCTGGAAGAGGCCGCAGTCGTCCTGGTTGTCGTCCGGGCAGTCCCAGCCATTGAACGCGCCGCGCACCTGGATGGCGTCGCCTCGCGCGAGCGAGACGAGGCCCACGTCCACGAGCGGCTGCACGTCGGCGAGGAAGTCCACCGTTGCCTCGACGGTCGAGCCGTCGTTGGCCGGCGAGTCGCCGTAGAACTGCCAGTAGAGCGTCGTGTCGCTCGACGGCACCGTGAAGAGGCGATCGCCGCCGCCCGAGATGTCCTCCCAGCCGTCAGGCGTGTCCGTGTCCGAGAAGAAGAACTTGTAGGCTTGCTGCGTGCCGGCCGCTGAGGCCGGGTAGGTCACGAGACCCGAGTAAAGGGCCGCGGCCGGGCCGCTCTCGGCCTCCTGGGTGAGGACGATGTTGGTCGCGCCCCAGTCCATGGTGTTGGTCTCCTCGCCCTGGAAGCCGCCGACGTCCGGGTTGCCGCGCACGCCAATCTGGAGGTTCTCGTCGTCGATGTCGAGGCCCTTGAGGGTGGCCTGCTCCGTGTCGATGTAGACGCGGAACCAGACGCCGACCTGGTCAGGACCGACGGTGAAGGGCCGCCAGTCGTAAGGCTGGTCGTCGCCCTTCTCGAAGTAGTGCACGTCGAGCTCGACGTCGCCCGTGCCGGCTTCGATCTGGTGGTTGCCACCGTCTTCCCAGC includes the following:
- a CDS encoding T9SS type A sorting domain-containing protein, which translates into the protein MQRTFATTARWLALAAFVFAVAMPAQAQRNVTLRLNTATLPDTVKTDIDRNIQVRGCLDGCADDQSALPDGSVIAWNDNTTLTPSSQGGDFWEASFQIPDNETLNFKFYSDQSEMAGIGGWEDGGNHQIEAGTGDVELDVHYFEKGDDQPYDWRPFTVGPDQVGVWFRVYIDTEQATLKGLDIDDENLQIGVRGNPDVGGFQGEETNTMDWGATNIVLTQEAESGPAAALYSGLVTYPASAAGTQQAYKFFFSDTDTPDGWEDISGGGDRLFTVPSSDTTLYWQFYGDSPANDGSTVEATVDFLADVQPLVDVGLVSLARGDAIQVRGAFNGWDCPDDNQDDCGLFQIPGSLDFGNSVPITAAPSDEINYKYYVVFNIDEDGDGELDDPEWGNIGWEEPLDNGGGNRIFEFAGSAQTLDTEFFNSIRRPNVIPAGDPIPVTFSVDMTAALGFDADPFDPATDKVTLQLEDAVWRVTQGFAPAQPTDGLLTDFELTDTDGDGIYTGVYNVLRPTYNGIGYRYAYGNTDDGFIVEGAGGFDTGRRRYRYITPDNGTIPSSFEFALDAFRSTDVDNPDSVMPIEANPTDPNRDDLIASNPLFFDNGFTDPLSVAIEEVGGALPTTMALATAYPNPFRGSTQIEYSVPQAGPVSLMVYDVTGRVVATLVDEVQTASNYRVGFDASGLAAGVYVYQLRTQEGLVSQRLTVIR